Proteins encoded in a region of the Paenibacillus pedocola genome:
- a CDS encoding ferredoxin family protein: protein MIELVSGDRCIGCRLCVKVCPTNVFDMQGKLAVIARQEDCQTCFMCEAYCPVDALYVAPQGEVSVHVDEQELIASGLLGSWREEIGWSPGAPDTMAERDTTPFFEVFTETYRGK, encoded by the coding sequence ATGATCGAACTGGTCAGCGGAGACCGCTGCATCGGCTGCCGGCTATGTGTGAAGGTGTGCCCGACGAATGTATTTGATATGCAGGGCAAGCTTGCCGTCATCGCCCGCCAGGAAGATTGCCAGACCTGCTTCATGTGCGAAGCGTATTGCCCGGTGGATGCGCTCTACGTAGCACCCCAAGGCGAGGTATCGGTTCATGTTGATGAACAGGAGCTGATTGCCTCGGGGCTGCTCGGCAGCTGGCGGGAGGAGATCGGCTGGAGCCCGGGAGCGCCGGATACAATGGCGGAGCGGGACACGACACCTTTTTTTGAAGTGTTTACGGAGACATACCGGGGCAAATAA